In Nocardioides ginsengisegetis, a single window of DNA contains:
- a CDS encoding SDR family NAD(P)-dependent oxidoreductase: MTGQRVLVTGAASGLGAALAAAFEARGDEVLRTDLTGGDLTLDITSDDDWAAALAHVEATWGGIDVLVNNAGVAGGGRLDVATMDEWEWITDINLFGVVRGTRTFVPTFKRQRSGRIVNVASLAGLVHPAGMASYNAVKAAVVALTETTGHELAAYGVTAHVVCPSYFRTNLMHSLRGADEDLGAIVAGLVANSPISADDIAAAVLEGLDRGDEVIVPDRPAREAYGLKLHDRPAYDAVMRAQAAKLEKGI; the protein is encoded by the coding sequence ATGACGGGGCAGCGGGTGCTGGTCACCGGCGCCGCGTCCGGCCTGGGGGCCGCGCTGGCGGCCGCGTTCGAGGCGCGCGGCGACGAGGTGCTGCGGACGGACCTGACCGGCGGTGACCTGACCCTCGACATCACCTCCGACGACGACTGGGCCGCGGCGCTCGCCCACGTCGAGGCGACGTGGGGCGGGATCGACGTCCTGGTCAACAACGCCGGCGTCGCGGGCGGCGGCCGCCTCGACGTCGCGACGATGGACGAGTGGGAGTGGATCACCGACATCAACCTCTTCGGCGTGGTCCGCGGCACGCGCACGTTCGTCCCGACGTTCAAGCGCCAGCGCAGCGGCCGGATCGTCAACGTCGCCTCGCTCGCGGGTCTCGTCCACCCGGCGGGGATGGCGTCCTACAACGCGGTCAAGGCCGCGGTCGTCGCGCTCACCGAGACGACCGGCCACGAGCTCGCGGCCTACGGCGTGACCGCCCACGTCGTGTGCCCGTCGTACTTCCGCACCAACCTGATGCACTCGCTGCGCGGCGCCGACGAGGACCTCGGCGCGATCGTCGCCGGCCTGGTCGCCAACTCGCCGATCTCGGCCGACGACATCGCGGCCGCGGTGCTCGAGGGGCTCGACCGGGGTGACGAGGTGATCGTGCCGGACCGGCCGGCGCGCGAGGCCTACGGCCTGAAGCTGCACGACCGGCCGGCGTACGACGCGGTGATGCGCGCGCAGGCCGCCAAGCTCGAGAAGGGGATCTGA
- a CDS encoding phosphotransferase, producing the protein MVSASSTNDGNPANDEGNPAKPVRAEDAFDVEAVAAWLREHATAFREDLEGTPDVRQFPGGASNLTYLLRYPTRDLILRRPPTGAKAAGAHDMGREFRIQSALAPVFPYVPRMVGFCQDEAVIGSDFYVMEKLDGTILRRDLPAPMSAEEASTLCAHALDVLVDLHSVDVASVPELEQLGRGDGYVGRQVSGWIHRFGKARTDDTGDWSDIVAWLEAHQPADVAQTLIHNDYRLDNMVLAPDGSLRIIGVLDWEMATVGDPLMDLGGMLSYWVQADDDEFFLMFRRQPTTEPGMWTRQEFVERYCDRMGFTVTPAQWRFYEVFGLFRLAVIAQQIWYRYFHKQTTNEAYAVFGPAVGYLEQRCRRLVSAGSTDGAP; encoded by the coding sequence GTGGTCTCGGCAAGCTCGACCAACGACGGCAACCCGGCCAACGACGAGGGCAACCCGGCCAAGCCGGTCCGGGCGGAGGACGCGTTCGACGTCGAGGCGGTCGCGGCCTGGCTTCGTGAGCACGCGACGGCCTTCCGCGAGGACCTGGAGGGGACGCCCGACGTACGGCAGTTCCCCGGCGGCGCCTCCAACCTGACCTACTTGCTCCGCTACCCCACCCGAGACCTGATCCTGCGCCGGCCACCGACGGGTGCGAAGGCCGCCGGGGCGCACGACATGGGTCGCGAGTTCCGGATCCAGTCGGCGCTGGCGCCGGTCTTCCCCTACGTGCCGCGGATGGTCGGGTTCTGCCAGGACGAGGCGGTGATCGGGTCGGACTTCTACGTCATGGAGAAGCTCGACGGCACCATCCTGCGCCGCGACCTGCCCGCGCCGATGAGCGCGGAGGAGGCCTCGACGCTCTGCGCCCACGCCCTCGACGTCCTGGTCGACCTGCACTCCGTCGACGTGGCGTCCGTGCCCGAGCTGGAGCAGCTCGGCCGCGGTGACGGGTACGTCGGGCGCCAGGTCTCCGGCTGGATCCACCGCTTCGGCAAGGCCCGCACCGACGACACCGGTGACTGGTCCGACATCGTGGCCTGGCTCGAGGCCCACCAGCCCGCCGACGTCGCGCAGACCCTGATCCACAACGACTACCGGCTCGACAACATGGTCCTGGCGCCCGACGGCTCGTTGCGGATCATCGGTGTCCTGGACTGGGAGATGGCCACCGTCGGCGACCCGCTGATGGACCTCGGCGGGATGCTGTCCTACTGGGTGCAGGCCGACGACGACGAGTTCTTCCTGATGTTCCGCCGCCAGCCCACGACCGAGCCGGGCATGTGGACCCGGCAGGAGTTCGTGGAGCGCTACTGCGATCGGATGGGCTTCACGGTCACGCCCGCTCAGTGGCGCTTCTACGAGGTCTTCGGGCTGTTCCGGCTGGCCGTGATCGCCCAGCAGATCTGGTACCGCTACTTCCACAAACAGACCACCAACGAGGCGTACGCCGTGTTCGGCCCCGCCGTCGGCTACCTCGAGCAGCGCTGCCGCCGCCTGGTCTCGGCAGGCTCGACCGACGGAGCGCCCTGA
- a CDS encoding histidine phosphatase family protein: MGMVLLVRHGQASFGADDYDVLSETGWEQSRVLGRWLAARGVKPDVVLRGDMRRHRETAEGMAEGAGWPSAVEADPGWNEFDHLGVVSAYLALPENAAPDHELDRREFQQVFERATQRWTGGDHDEDYPESFPAFRGRVAGAVDRATALAGSGSTVVVVSSGGPIATACGSLVAPDAADPALVWELWGRFNTVVVNTSVTRVVVGSTGPRLLTFNEHSHLDGDLLTYR; the protein is encoded by the coding sequence ATGGGGATGGTCCTGCTCGTCCGGCACGGTCAGGCCTCCTTCGGCGCCGACGACTACGACGTGCTGTCCGAGACCGGCTGGGAGCAGTCGCGGGTGCTCGGCCGGTGGCTGGCGGCGCGCGGCGTGAAGCCCGACGTGGTCCTGCGCGGCGACATGCGCCGGCACCGGGAGACCGCGGAGGGGATGGCCGAGGGCGCAGGCTGGCCGTCCGCGGTGGAGGCGGACCCGGGCTGGAACGAGTTCGACCACCTCGGCGTGGTCTCGGCCTACCTCGCGCTCCCCGAGAACGCCGCCCCCGACCACGAGCTCGACCGCCGGGAGTTCCAGCAGGTCTTCGAGCGGGCCACCCAGCGCTGGACCGGCGGCGACCACGACGAGGACTACCCCGAGTCGTTCCCGGCGTTCCGCGGCCGCGTCGCGGGGGCCGTCGACCGTGCGACCGCGCTGGCCGGGTCCGGATCGACCGTGGTGGTGGTCAGCTCGGGCGGCCCGATCGCGACCGCCTGCGGCTCGCTCGTCGCACCCGACGCCGCCGACCCGGCCCTGGTGTGGGAGCTGTGGGGCCGCTTCAACACCGTCGTCGTCAACACGTCGGTGACGCGGGTGGTGGTCGGCTCGACCGGTCCGCGGCTGCTGACGTTCAACGAGCACAGCCACCTCGACGGCGACCTGCTGACCTACCGCTGA
- a CDS encoding SDR family oxidoreductase — MSRGTAKTVLITGASSGLGAEMARQFAALGHDLALCARRLDRLEELRAEILAAHPDRRVEIRALDVTDDDQVFEVFRGFASDFGSIDRVVINAGLGKGAPLGTGGYAANRETAMTNFVAALAQSEAAMEIFRAQDAGHFVMISSMSAMRGLPRTMTTYAATKAGVAHLAEGLRNELHGTPIKVTVLYPGYIASEMNEKVAQSTPMMASTEKGVRAMVDAIEKEKDSACVPALPWAPLSLVMKHAPLPVFKKLM, encoded by the coding sequence ATGAGCAGAGGTACAGCGAAGACCGTCCTGATCACCGGCGCCTCCAGCGGACTGGGCGCCGAGATGGCCCGCCAGTTCGCGGCGCTCGGCCACGACCTCGCGCTCTGCGCGCGACGTCTCGACCGCCTCGAGGAGCTCCGCGCCGAGATCCTGGCCGCCCATCCGGACCGCCGCGTCGAGATCCGCGCGCTCGACGTGACCGACGACGACCAGGTCTTCGAGGTCTTCCGCGGCTTCGCCTCCGACTTCGGCAGCATCGACCGGGTCGTCATCAACGCCGGGCTCGGCAAGGGCGCACCGCTCGGCACCGGCGGCTACGCCGCCAACCGCGAGACCGCGATGACCAACTTCGTCGCCGCACTCGCGCAGAGCGAGGCCGCGATGGAGATCTTCCGCGCCCAGGACGCCGGACACTTCGTGATGATCTCGTCGATGTCGGCCATGCGCGGGCTGCCCAGGACGATGACGACGTACGCCGCCACCAAGGCCGGGGTCGCCCACCTCGCCGAGGGCCTGCGCAACGAGCTGCACGGCACGCCCATCAAGGTCACCGTGCTCTACCCCGGCTACATCGCCTCGGAGATGAACGAGAAGGTCGCCCAGAGCACGCCGATGATGGCGAGCACCGAGAAGGGCGTGCGGGCGATGGTCGACGCCATCGAGAAGGAGAAGGACTCGGCCTGCGTGCCCGCGCTCCCCTGGGCGCCGCTGTCGCTGGTGATGAAGCATGCGCCGCTGCCGGTCTTCAAGAAGCTGATGTAG
- a CDS encoding VOC family protein, with the protein MSGRVVHFEIPFDEAGRAQAFYREVFGWNLIDMPEMSYTLVTTGPTGDQGATEPGFINGGMLRRESPNESPIVVIDVEDIDASLARIEELGGQTLLGRQQVGDMGWAAYFKDVEGNSMGLWQSA; encoded by the coding sequence ATGAGCGGACGGGTCGTGCACTTCGAGATTCCCTTCGACGAGGCGGGGCGCGCGCAGGCGTTCTACCGCGAGGTCTTCGGCTGGAACCTCATCGACATGCCGGAGATGTCCTACACGCTGGTGACCACGGGGCCGACGGGTGACCAGGGCGCCACCGAGCCCGGCTTCATCAACGGCGGAATGCTGCGTCGCGAGAGCCCCAACGAGAGCCCGATCGTCGTCATCGACGTCGAGGACATCGACGCGTCGCTGGCCAGGATCGAGGAGCTCGGCGGACAGACGCTGCTCGGCCGCCAGCAGGTCGGCGACATGGGGTGGGCTGCCTACTTCAAGGACGTCGAGGGCAACAGCATGGGCCTGTGGCAGTCGGCGTGA
- a CDS encoding NAD(P)-binding domain-containing protein, translating into MAVGVTRACIIGAGSSGITAAQVLAARGIDFDCFEMGSGVGGNWRYGNDNGVSSAYRSLHINTSRTAMEYAAFPMPETYPDYPSHWQIATYFDDFVDAFGLRERITFRTEVVKVSAGSTTGGGGYDVTVRHRDTARESETRHYDHVIVANGHHWDPRWPEPGFPGAETFPGEQVHAHYYRTPDLFEDKRVVVLGIGNSATDIAVESSRVARETWLAMRRGAYVLPKYLFGVPTDHLTNSPLARGPLAVQKAGMKAMLRLAVGRMTDYGLPQPDHDVLEAHPTISDDLLSRLGHGDIAVKPNIDRFEGSKVFFTDGTAVEADVVVYCTGYKVTFPFLDDTVVRARDNHVDLYRRVVSPDHPGLYFVGLIQPLGAVMPLAEQQAHWVADLIAGEVHLPPVAEMRAQIASYDEAIRKRYVASKRHTIQVDAHTYRAELEKERKERRRS; encoded by the coding sequence GTGGCAGTCGGCGTGACCCGCGCCTGCATCATCGGCGCCGGCTCGTCCGGCATCACCGCCGCCCAGGTCCTGGCCGCACGCGGCATCGACTTCGACTGCTTCGAGATGGGCTCCGGCGTCGGCGGCAACTGGCGCTACGGCAACGACAACGGCGTCAGCTCGGCCTACCGGTCGCTGCACATCAACACCTCGCGGACCGCGATGGAGTACGCCGCCTTCCCGATGCCCGAGACCTACCCCGACTACCCGAGCCACTGGCAGATCGCGACGTACTTCGACGACTTCGTCGACGCCTTCGGGCTGCGCGAGCGGATCACGTTCCGCACCGAGGTCGTGAAGGTCTCGGCAGGCTCGACCACCGGGGGCGGCGGCTACGACGTCACCGTGCGACACCGCGACACCGCCCGCGAGTCCGAGACCCGCCACTACGACCACGTGATCGTGGCCAACGGCCACCACTGGGACCCGCGCTGGCCCGAGCCGGGCTTCCCCGGCGCCGAGACGTTCCCCGGCGAGCAGGTCCACGCGCACTACTACCGGACCCCGGACCTCTTCGAGGACAAGCGGGTCGTGGTGCTCGGCATCGGCAACTCCGCCACCGACATCGCGGTCGAGTCCTCCCGGGTGGCCCGCGAGACCTGGCTCGCCATGCGGCGGGGCGCCTACGTGCTGCCGAAGTACCTCTTCGGCGTCCCCACCGACCACCTCACCAACTCGCCCCTGGCGCGCGGTCCGCTGGCGGTCCAGAAGGCCGGCATGAAGGCGATGCTGCGGCTGGCGGTCGGCAGGATGACCGACTACGGCCTGCCGCAGCCCGACCACGACGTGCTCGAGGCGCACCCGACGATCAGCGACGACCTGCTGAGCCGGCTCGGGCACGGCGACATCGCCGTCAAGCCCAACATCGACCGCTTCGAGGGCTCGAAGGTGTTCTTCACCGACGGCACCGCGGTCGAGGCCGACGTGGTCGTCTACTGCACGGGCTACAAGGTCACGTTCCCGTTCCTCGACGACACCGTGGTCCGGGCCCGGGACAACCACGTCGACCTCTACCGGCGGGTGGTCTCGCCGGACCACCCCGGGCTCTACTTCGTGGGCCTCATCCAGCCGCTCGGCGCGGTGATGCCGCTGGCCGAACAGCAGGCGCACTGGGTCGCCGACCTGATCGCCGGCGAGGTGCACCTGCCGCCCGTGGCCGAGATGCGCGCCCAGATCGCGTCGTACGACGAGGCGATCCGCAAGCGCTACGTCGCCTCCAAGCGCCACACCATCCAGGTCGACGCGCACACCTACCGCGCCGAGCTGGAGAAGGAGCGCAAGGAGCGACGCCGCTCCTAG
- a CDS encoding RDD family protein, translating into MSDYGTPPQDPTQPNPYGEPPAQTNPYSQQPAYGQPAYGQQPGYGMPAAPAYDYAGWPKRVGAYVIDALILLIAYIPAYVGTAINANSADGATAAGLLLTLVGIMLYIGVFVWNTCMKAGRTGYSIGKGVLGIKLVNEGTGQPIGAGMAFVRQLAHIIDALPCYLGFLWPLWDSKRQTFADKILKTVVVNQPKG; encoded by the coding sequence ATGTCCGACTACGGCACCCCGCCGCAGGACCCCACCCAGCCCAACCCGTACGGCGAGCCGCCGGCCCAGACCAACCCCTACAGCCAGCAGCCGGCGTACGGCCAGCCCGCCTACGGCCAGCAGCCCGGCTACGGCATGCCCGCGGCCCCGGCCTACGACTACGCCGGCTGGCCCAAGCGCGTCGGCGCCTACGTGATCGACGCCCTGATCCTGCTGATCGCCTACATCCCGGCCTACGTCGGCACGGCGATCAACGCGAACAGCGCCGACGGCGCCACGGCCGCGGGCCTGCTGCTCACCCTGGTCGGGATCATGCTCTACATCGGCGTCTTCGTGTGGAACACCTGCATGAAGGCCGGCCGCACGGGCTACTCCATCGGCAAGGGCGTCCTCGGCATCAAGCTCGTCAACGAGGGCACGGGCCAGCCGATCGGCGCCGGCATGGCGTTCGTCCGCCAGCTCGCGCACATCATCGACGCGCTCCCCTGCTACCTCGGCTTCCTGTGGCCGCTGTGGGACTCCAAGCGCCAGACCTTCGCCGACAAGATCCTCAAGACCGTCGTGGTCAACCAGCCGAAGGGCTGA
- a CDS encoding YbaB/EbfC family nucleoid-associated protein, translated as MPEPLAPATPMEQEWERTEVEVESPNGRVRVTLRGDHALTLWVDPTWYATVPVDALESELARTARLAYVERTRAYYRTWSRLAGREMRPATVPASPEQAEYLDRLQDVHAEGSADGGRVVLTMVGLSQFAVTIDPAVLRELDAPAFASVAARAALDCLAAHNRGWQELHAEVYLRNRPARAMSW; from the coding sequence ATGCCTGAGCCGCTGGCGCCGGCCACGCCGATGGAGCAGGAGTGGGAGCGGACCGAGGTCGAGGTCGAGTCGCCCAACGGCCGCGTGCGGGTCACGCTGCGCGGCGACCACGCGCTCACCCTGTGGGTCGACCCGACCTGGTACGCCACGGTGCCGGTCGACGCCCTGGAGTCCGAGCTGGCCCGCACCGCACGACTGGCCTACGTGGAGCGCACCCGCGCCTACTACCGGACCTGGAGCCGGCTGGCCGGACGGGAGATGCGCCCGGCGACCGTGCCGGCGAGCCCGGAGCAGGCGGAGTACCTCGACCGGCTGCAGGACGTCCACGCCGAGGGCAGCGCCGACGGCGGCCGCGTGGTGCTGACCATGGTGGGGCTCTCGCAGTTCGCGGTCACGATCGACCCGGCGGTGCTCCGCGAGCTCGACGCGCCGGCGTTCGCCTCCGTGGCCGCGCGGGCAGCCCTGGACTGCCTGGCCGCGCACAACCGCGGGTGGCAAGAGCTGCACGCCGAGGTCTACCTGCGCAACCGCCCAGCGAGGGCGATGTCGTGGTGA
- a CDS encoding TetR/AcrR family transcriptional regulator, translated as MTTTTRVPQADRSRAMRLRLLEATVEVLVERGFSGTTTTVVSERAGVSRGAQLHHFPTRNDLVVAAVEHLTVLRGAELAEALSGLPRGKGRSRAVLRVLGDHFSSPVFTAALELWVAARTDEQLLAAVGPLEQRVGRETHRLTVEALGADEQQPGVRELVQATLDLVRGLGLADTITDDGRRRGRILDRWADVLDQQIHHQTTTETA; from the coding sequence GTGACGACGACCACCCGGGTGCCCCAGGCCGACCGGAGTCGTGCCATGCGGCTGCGGCTGCTCGAGGCCACGGTCGAGGTGCTCGTCGAGCGCGGCTTCTCCGGCACCACGACCACGGTGGTCTCCGAGCGGGCGGGTGTCAGCCGGGGCGCCCAGCTGCACCACTTCCCGACCCGCAACGACCTCGTCGTCGCCGCTGTCGAGCACCTCACGGTGCTGCGGGGCGCCGAGCTCGCCGAGGCGCTGTCGGGGCTGCCGCGCGGCAAGGGCCGCAGCCGCGCCGTGCTGCGGGTCCTGGGCGACCACTTCTCCTCGCCGGTCTTCACCGCCGCGCTCGAGCTCTGGGTCGCGGCCCGCACCGACGAGCAGCTGCTCGCCGCGGTCGGGCCCCTCGAGCAGCGGGTCGGCCGCGAGACCCACCGCCTCACGGTCGAGGCGCTGGGCGCGGACGAGCAGCAGCCCGGCGTACGCGAGCTCGTCCAGGCCACCCTCGACCTCGTCCGCGGGCTCGGGCTGGCCGACACCATCACCGACGACGGTCGCCGCCGGGGCCGGATCCTCGACCGCTGGGCCGACGTGCTCGACCAACAGATCCACCACCAGACCACGACGGAGACCGCATGA
- a CDS encoding TIGR03084 family metal-binding protein, with translation MTLLDDLLADLKAEGDQLWNAVAGLDEAAWRTPTPAAGWDVATQVAHLLWTDEVATLAATDKAGWDAVVLQAMEDPTGFVDTAALEVARLSPPALLARWGKARTALTDALRGFPAGEKMPWFGPPMSPASMVTARFMETWAHSLDVYEALDCVPEPTDRIRNVAHLGVRTRGFAFTVHQLEPPTEEFRIELKAPSGEIWTWGPEEAAQSVRGSAYDFCLLVTQRVHRDDTDLVAVGDDAEKWLTIAQAFAGPAGEGRAPR, from the coding sequence ATGACCCTGCTCGACGACCTGCTCGCCGACCTCAAGGCCGAGGGCGACCAGCTCTGGAACGCCGTCGCCGGCCTCGACGAGGCCGCGTGGCGCACCCCCACCCCGGCCGCCGGCTGGGACGTCGCCACCCAGGTCGCTCACCTGCTGTGGACCGACGAGGTGGCCACGCTCGCGGCCACCGACAAGGCCGGGTGGGACGCGGTGGTGCTGCAGGCGATGGAGGACCCGACGGGCTTCGTCGACACCGCCGCCCTCGAGGTCGCCCGGCTCTCGCCCCCGGCCCTGCTGGCCCGCTGGGGAAAGGCGCGTACGGCGCTCACCGACGCCCTGCGCGGCTTCCCGGCCGGCGAGAAGATGCCGTGGTTCGGTCCGCCGATGAGCCCGGCCTCGATGGTCACCGCGCGGTTCATGGAGACGTGGGCGCACTCCCTCGACGTCTACGAGGCGCTCGACTGCGTGCCCGAGCCGACCGACCGGATCCGGAACGTCGCCCACCTCGGGGTGCGGACCCGCGGGTTCGCGTTCACGGTCCACCAGCTCGAGCCGCCCACCGAGGAGTTCCGGATCGAGCTGAAGGCGCCGAGCGGCGAGATCTGGACGTGGGGCCCCGAGGAGGCGGCCCAGTCGGTGCGCGGATCGGCGTACGACTTCTGCCTGCTGGTGACCCAGCGCGTGCACCGCGACGACACCGACCTCGTCGCCGTCGGCGACGACGCCGAGAAGTGGCTGACGATCGCGCAGGCGTTCGCCGGCCCCGCGGGCGAGGGACGAGCGCCCCGATGA
- a CDS encoding acyclic terpene utilization AtuA family protein yields MSEVLRVGNCSGFYGDRLSAMREMLEGGPLDVLTGDYLAELTMLILGKDTMKDPSLGYARTFVRQAEDCLGLALERGVKIVANAGGLNPAGLADRLREVATGLGVDAKVAHVEGDDLRPLGLWEGALTANAYLGGFGIARALEQGADVVVTGRVTDASLVVGSAIARFGWSPKDHDRLAGAVVAGHVLECGTQATGGNFSGFRSLPHDGKPLGFPLAEIGADGSFVVTKHPGTGGAVTVDTVTAQLVYEIQSTRYLGPDVTTHLDSILLEQQDTDRVAVSGVVGSPPPARLKVCVNELGGFRNTAEFVLTGLEIEAKADWVREQLTPQLTAATVSWTRTALPPADADTEEGASCLLRCTVMDASPDPVGKAFTGPAIELALASYPGFTMTAPPSAPTPYGVYRPEYVDRGQVTHTVVHADGTRETVADPTDFSEPDPVEGLRPSPYPAPADLLNRRMPLGTFVHARSGDKGGDANLGLWVTHDGSDKYDARVTWLTKLITPKKVRELVPEAADLEIEVYVLPNLGAVNVLIRGLLGQGVAASTRFDPQAKGLGEWVRSRPVHIQEALL; encoded by the coding sequence ATGAGCGAGGTCCTGCGCGTCGGCAACTGCTCCGGCTTCTACGGCGACCGTCTCTCGGCGATGCGCGAGATGCTCGAGGGCGGCCCGTTGGACGTGCTGACCGGCGACTACCTCGCCGAGCTGACCATGCTGATCCTCGGCAAGGACACGATGAAGGACCCGAGCCTCGGCTACGCCCGCACCTTCGTCCGCCAGGCCGAGGACTGCCTCGGCCTCGCGCTCGAGCGCGGCGTCAAGATCGTCGCCAACGCGGGCGGCCTCAACCCCGCCGGGCTCGCCGACCGCCTCCGCGAGGTCGCGACCGGCCTCGGCGTGGACGCGAAGGTCGCGCACGTCGAGGGCGACGACCTGCGCCCGTTGGGCCTGTGGGAGGGCGCGCTCACCGCCAACGCCTACCTCGGGGGCTTCGGCATCGCCCGGGCGCTGGAGCAGGGCGCCGACGTCGTGGTCACCGGCCGCGTCACGGACGCCTCCCTCGTCGTGGGCTCGGCGATCGCGCGCTTCGGCTGGTCCCCGAAGGACCACGACCGGCTTGCCGGCGCGGTCGTCGCCGGCCACGTCCTCGAGTGCGGCACCCAGGCCACCGGCGGCAACTTCTCGGGCTTCCGCTCGCTGCCCCACGACGGCAAGCCGCTCGGCTTCCCGCTGGCCGAGATCGGTGCGGACGGGTCGTTCGTGGTCACCAAGCACCCCGGCACCGGCGGCGCCGTCACCGTCGACACCGTGACCGCGCAGCTGGTCTACGAGATCCAGTCGACCCGCTACCTCGGCCCCGACGTGACCACCCACCTCGACTCGATCCTGCTCGAGCAGCAGGACACCGACCGGGTGGCGGTCTCCGGGGTCGTCGGCAGCCCGCCGCCCGCCCGGCTCAAGGTCTGCGTCAACGAGCTCGGCGGCTTCCGCAACACCGCGGAGTTCGTGCTGACCGGCCTCGAGATCGAGGCGAAGGCCGACTGGGTGCGCGAGCAGCTCACCCCGCAGCTCACGGCCGCCACCGTCAGCTGGACCCGTACCGCCCTCCCGCCGGCGGACGCCGACACCGAGGAGGGCGCGTCCTGCCTGCTGCGCTGCACCGTCATGGACGCCTCGCCCGACCCGGTCGGCAAGGCGTTCACCGGCCCGGCGATCGAGCTGGCGCTCGCGTCGTACCCCGGCTTCACGATGACCGCCCCGCCCAGCGCGCCCACGCCCTACGGCGTCTACCGCCCGGAGTACGTCGACCGCGGGCAGGTCACGCACACCGTGGTGCACGCCGACGGCACCCGCGAGACCGTCGCCGACCCCACCGACTTCAGCGAGCCGGACCCGGTCGAGGGGCTGCGGCCCTCGCCCTACCCCGCGCCCGCCGACCTCCTCAACCGGCGGATGCCGCTCGGCACCTTCGTCCACGCCCGGTCCGGCGACAAGGGCGGTGACGCCAACCTGGGGCTCTGGGTCACCCACGACGGGTCGGACAAGTACGACGCGCGCGTCACCTGGCTGACCAAGCTGATCACCCCCAAGAAGGTGCGCGAGCTGGTCCCCGAGGCGGCGGACCTCGAGATCGAGGTCTACGTGCTGCCCAACCTCGGCGCGGTCAACGTGCTGATCCGCGGGCTGCTCGGGCAGGGCGTCGCGGCGTCGACCCGCTTCGACCCGCAGGCCAAGGGGCTCGGCGAGTGGGTCCGGTCGCGCCCGGTGCACATCCAGGAGGCGCTGCTGTGA
- a CDS encoding acyl-CoA dehydrogenase family protein has translation MNVREIAAEFTRREVAPHLQEWEDAGEVPRALHLAAAKQGLLGVSFPESVGGEGGDLLDSVDLQEGMFGAGASSGLMAALFTGGIALPHMVSDWAASGNADLVDRFVRPTLAGETIGSLAVTEPGGGSDVAGIRTTAVRDGDVYVVNGAKTFITSGIRADFVTTAVRTGGPGHGGVSLLVVEKGTPGFTADRALSKMGWHCSDTAELSYVDVRVPVANLVGEENAGFYQIAEQFVVERIGLAVHAYGIAARSLELTAAYCRERETFGKPLIANQVVRHKLVEMRRQVEVARTYTREIAARHVGGENVIAEACLAKQTACDAATYVCNEAVQLHGGTGYMHGTEVERHYRDARILPIGGGATEVLTDLAAKLLGYAS, from the coding sequence GTGAACGTGCGTGAGATCGCGGCCGAGTTCACCCGGCGCGAGGTGGCGCCGCACCTCCAGGAGTGGGAGGACGCCGGGGAGGTCCCGCGCGCCCTCCACCTCGCGGCCGCGAAGCAGGGACTGCTCGGCGTCTCCTTCCCCGAGTCCGTCGGCGGCGAGGGCGGCGACCTGCTCGACTCGGTCGACCTGCAGGAGGGGATGTTCGGGGCCGGTGCGTCCAGCGGGCTGATGGCGGCGCTGTTCACCGGCGGCATCGCGCTCCCGCACATGGTCAGTGACTGGGCGGCGTCCGGCAACGCCGACCTGGTCGACCGGTTCGTCCGTCCGACGCTGGCCGGCGAGACGATCGGCTCGCTCGCCGTCACCGAGCCGGGTGGCGGGTCCGACGTGGCCGGGATCCGCACGACCGCCGTGCGCGACGGGGACGTCTACGTCGTCAACGGCGCCAAGACCTTCATCACCAGCGGCATCCGCGCCGACTTCGTCACCACGGCCGTCCGCACCGGCGGGCCCGGGCACGGCGGGGTGAGCCTGCTCGTCGTCGAGAAGGGCACGCCCGGCTTCACCGCCGACCGGGCCCTGTCCAAGATGGGCTGGCACTGCTCCGACACCGCCGAGCTGTCCTACGTCGACGTGCGCGTCCCGGTCGCCAACCTGGTCGGCGAGGAGAACGCCGGCTTCTACCAGATCGCCGAGCAGTTCGTCGTCGAGCGGATCGGCCTGGCCGTGCACGCCTACGGCATCGCGGCCCGCTCGCTCGAGCTCACCGCGGCGTACTGCCGGGAGCGCGAGACCTTCGGCAAGCCGCTCATCGCCAACCAGGTCGTGCGCCACAAGCTCGTCGAGATGCGCCGGCAGGTGGAGGTGGCCCGCACCTACACGCGCGAGATCGCCGCCCGCCACGTCGGGGGAGAGAACGTGATCGCCGAGGCGTGCCTGGCCAAGCAGACCGCCTGCGACGCCGCGACGTACGTCTGCAACGAAGCCGTCCAGCTGCACGGCGGGACGGGATACATGCACGGGACCGAGGTCGAGCGGCACTACCGCGACGCCCGGATCCTGCCGATCGGAGGAGGTGCGACCGAGGTGCTGACCGACCTGGCCGCCAAGTTGTTGGGATACGCGTCGTGA